A genomic window from Pyricularia oryzae 70-15 chromosome 7, whole genome shotgun sequence includes:
- a CDS encoding glycine dehydrogenase has translation MSSRTLALSRHVARIGQSHSSQVRLLSSSRSLLNRSGLDSSRQQTWGKSSQAGAVARQSCLRRYQSTSAQASGIWGEDVLRQKDFPKIHSLQDFSDRHIGPDAQEEVEMLKALDPPMESMDAFVGEVIPEDVRLSKPMGVWRKQTEQEISSNISAHCRDSPPPCFIGKGYYNTLTPEVIKRNILESPAWYTSYTPYQAEVSQGRLESLLNFQTMVSDLTGLPVANASLLDEGTAAAEAMTLSINSLPSSRVKRAGKTMLVASSMNPMTIKVMEGRAEGFGVKIEKVAIPSPEFNERLEQLGDDVVGVMIQYPDDLGGLADYRDVAKRVHDKGVLLSCATELLALTLFTPPGEWGADIAFGSSQRFGVPLGGGGPHAAFFAVSEKHKRKIPGRLVGVSKDRRGERALRLALQTREQHIRREKATSNVCTAQALPANVAAMYAVYHGPEGLKAIAEGIVRKAKYVQAALAQLGFSVAETKAIDGVVAWDTVVVDMGSRETLQKFLESTKDKFQLRELTTPGRFSITVDESTTQEDINSLLGELSSYAPNKGVSPQQFTDSFTKAVSAELPGHFKRSSPYLQHPVFNSHHSETELLRYIYHLQSKDLSLVHSMIPLGSCTMKLNGSVEMTTLSMPAWSQSHPASNDQPVWADMLSSLNDMLKKVTGMSEVTLEPNSGAQGEFAGLRAIRAYHKSRGDDKRDICLIPVSAHGTNPASAAMTGMRVVPIKCDVKTGNLDVEDLEAKCEKHRDELGAIMVTYPSTFGVFEPRIREVCDIVHRHGGQVYMDGANMNAQVGLCSPGDIGADVCHLNLHKTFCIPHGGGGPGSGPVCAKSHLGPFLPNAAVREAEIKAVSLSGSKSGEEASSFAVSSAPHGSASILPISWSYMALMGPDGLKKATEVAILNANYLLARLKPHYPILYTNDKGRCAHEFILDARPFSKTAGVEAIDIAKRLQDYGFHAPTMSWPVANTLMVEPTESESKAELDRFADALISIRAEIRDIEEGRQPKTGNVLKNSPHPLHDIIGGDGNGGAGWDRPYTREQAAYPLPWLREKKFWPTVARVDDTFGDLNLFCTCPPVVDTTGDVN, from the exons ATGTCGTCACGAACATTGGCTCTCTCCCGCCACGTGGCTAGGATTGGACAGTCACATTCATCTCAGGTCCGGCTTTTGTCGAGCTCCCGGAGTCTTTTGAACAGGTCCGGGCTGGATTCTTCAAGGCAGCAAACATGGGGAAAGTCTTCCCAAGCCGGTGCCGTTGCCCGGCAGTCATGTCTCCGCCGCTATCAGAGCACCTCGGCTCAGGCATCTGGAATCTGGGGAGAAGACGTGCTCCGCCAAAAGGACTTCCCCAAGATCCACAGCCTGCAAGATTTCAGTGACAGGCACATTGGCCCCGATGCGCAAGAGGAGGTGGAAATGCTCAAGGCTCTGGACCCGCCAATGGAGTCGATGGACGCCTTTGTCGGAGAGGTCATTCCCGAGGATGTGCGGTTGAGCAAGCCGATGGGCGTGTGGCGGAAGCAGACCGAGCAGGAGATCTCGTCGAACATTTCGGCACACTGCCGGGACTCGCCACCTCCGTGCTTCATCGGAAAGGGCTACTACAACACTCTGACCCCCGAGGTCATCAAGCGCAACATCCTCGAGAGCCCCGCCTGGTACACCAGCTACACGCCTTACCAGGCCGAGGTGAGCCAGGGTCGCCTGGAATCGCTGCTCAACTTCCAGACCATGGTTTCGGACCTGACCGGTCTGCCCGTGGCCAACGCCAGTCTTTTGGACGAGGGTACGGCCGCGGCTGAGGCCATGACCCTGTCTATCAACTCGCTTCCGTCGTCCCGGGTAAAGAGGGCCGGAAAGACGATGCTTGTGGCCAGCTCGATGAACCCGATGACCATCAAGGTCATGGAGGGACGCGCCGAGGGTTTCGGTGTCAAGATTGAGAAGGTCGCAATCCCTTCGCCCGAGTTCAACGAACGGTTGGAGCAGCTCGGCGACGACGTCGTGGGCGTCATGATTCAGTACCCCGATGACCTCGGTGGACTTGCCGACTACCGGGACGTGGCCAAGCGTGTGCACGACAAGGGAGTCCTGCTCAGCTGTGCTACGGAGCTCCTCGCCTTGACTCTGTTCACGCCGCCCGGCGAGTGGGGAGCCGACATTGCCTTTGGAAGCTCGCAGAGGTTCGGTGTTCCTCTGGGTGGTGGCGGCCCGCACGCTGCCTTCTTTGCGGTCTCGGAGAAGCACAAGCGCAAGATCCCCGGCCGTCTCGTCGGTGTGTCCAAGGACCGCCGGGGTGAGCGGGCGCTCCGTTTGGCGCTGCAGACCCGTGAGCAGCACATCCGGAGAGAAAAGGCGACGAGCAACGTCTGCACTGCTCAGGCCCTGCCCGCCAACGTGGCCGCCATGTACGCTGTCTACCACGGGCCCGAGGGACTGAAGGCTATCGCTGAGGGCATCGTGCGCAAGGCCAAGTACGTCCAGGCTGCCCTGGCACAGCTCGGCTTCTCTGTCGCCGAGACCAAGGCTATCGATGGCGTGGTTGCTTGGGATACTGTCGTCGTCGACATGGGTTCCCGCGAGACCCTGCAGAAGTTCTTGGAGTCGACCAAGGACAAATTCCAACTGCGGGAGCTGACCACTCCCGGTCGCTTCTCCATCACCGTCGACGAGTCAACAACACAAGAGGACATCAACTCGCTGTTGGGAGAGCTGTCCAGCTACGCACCGAACAAGGGCGTCAGCCCGCAGCAGTTCACCGACAGCTTCACCAAGGCTGTGTCGGCAGAGCTGCCTGGACACTTCAAGCGATCGTCCCCATACCTGCAGCACCCTGTCTTCAACTCTCACCACTCGGAGACGGAGCTTCTGAGGTACATCTACCACCTCCAGTCCAAGGACCTTTCGCTGGTGCACTCGATGATTCCGTTGGGATCATGCACCATGAAGCTCAACGGTTCAGTTGAGATGACCACGCTTTCGATGCCGGCCTGGTCGCAATCCCACCCAGCATCCAACGACCAGCCTGTGTGGGCCGACATGCTCAGCTCCCTCAACGACATGCTCAAGAAGGTGACGGGCATGTCCGAGGTGACGCTGGAGCCCAACTCTGGCGCTCAGGGTGAATTCGCTGGACTGCGAGCCATCCGGGCCTACCACAAGAGCCGAGGTGACGACAAGCGCGACATCTGCCTGATCCCCGTGTCTGCGCACGGCACCAACCCTGCATCGGCGGCCATGACGGGCATGCGTGTGGTCCCCATCAAGTGCGACGTCAAGACGGGCAacctcgacgtcgaggacctcgaggccAAATGTGAGAAGCACCGCGACGAGCTGGGCGCCATCATGGTGACCTACCCCAGCACGTTTGGTGTCTTCGAGCCGAGGATCCGCGAGGTCTGCGACATTGTCCACCGCCACGGCGGTCAGGTGTACATGGACGGCGCCAACATGAACGCCCAGGTCGGCCTGTGCTCGCCTGGTGACATTGGCGCCGACGTCTGCCACTTGAACCTGCACAAGACCTTCTGCATCCCgcacggcggtggcggcccgGGCTCCGGTCCCGTCTGCGCCAAGAGCCACTTGGGACCTTTCTTGCCCAACGCCGCAGTGCGCGAGGCCGAGATCAAGGCAGTTTCGCTTTCCGGCTCCAAGTCGGGCGAGGAGGCCTCGTCGTTTGCCGTCAGCTCTGCTCCCCACGGTAGCGCCTCCATCCTGCCTATCAGCTGGTCTTACATGGCTCTCATGG GTCCCGACGGACTCAAAAAGGCAACCGAGGTTGCGATCCTCAACGCAAACTACCTCCTGGCGCGCCTCAAGCCGCACTACCCGATTCTCTACACCAACGACAAGGGTCGCTGCGCTCACGAGTTCATCCTGGACGCGCGGCCGTTCTCCAAGACTGCGGGCGTCGAGGCCATCGACATCGCCAAGCGTCTGCAGGACTACGGCTTCCACGCCCCGACCATGAGCTGGCCCGTGGCCAACACGCTCATGGTCGAGCCGACCGAGAGCGAGTCCAAGGCCGAGCTGGACCGGTTCGCCGACGCGCTCATCAGCATCCGCGCCGAGATCAGGGACATCGAGGAGGGCAGGCAGCCCAAGACGGGCAACGTCCTCAAGAACAGCCCGCACCCGCTGCACGACAtcatcggcggcgacggcaacGGTGGCGCCGGCTGGGACAGGCCCTACACGCGCGAGCAGGCCGCCTACCCGCTCCCCTGGCTGCGGGAGAAGAAGTTTTGGCCGACGGTCGCTCGTGTCGACGACACCTTTGGTGACCTGAACCTCTTCTGCACATGCCCGCCCGTTGTGGACACTACGGGAGATGTGAACTGA
- a CDS encoding fructose-bisphosphate aldolase, which translates to MPVDRTKNRSLAMLDKAWKGGYAVPAMCCYNIESIIATKRAAEAANSPAMILLFPWAIEYADSALVRAAADAVRTSTAPLALHLDHCQTPEMVRRAADFEQGFDSIMCDMSHYEKDENLALTRELSDYCHARGIATEAEPGRIEGGEDGVAETADLEGLLTTPEQAEEFVATGIEMLAPAFGNVHGEYGPRGIQLEYERLASVNQAVGDRVRLVLHGADPFTEDIFQKCIELGVSKININKGMNKHYARVQEEMRGKPLTSVIDAGTKAMQLAIEEYMRQLGSAGKA; encoded by the coding sequence ATGCCCGTCGACCGCACCAAGAACCGCTCCCTGGCCATGCTGGACAAGGCCTGGAAGGGCGGGTACGCGGTGCCGGCCATGTGCTGCTACAACATCGAGTCCATCATCGCGACCAAGcgggcggccgaggcggccaaCTCGCCGGCCATGATCCTGCTCTTCCCCTGGGCGATCGAGTACGCCGACTCGGCGCTggtgcgggcggcggcggacgcGGTGCGCACCTCGACGGCGCCGCTGGCCCTGCACCTGGACCACTGCCAGACGCCCGAGATGGTGCGGCGGGCGGCCGACTTTGAGCAGGGCTTCGACAGCATCATGTGCGACATGAGCCACTACGAAAAGGACGAGAACCTCGCGCTGACCAGGGAGCTGTCCGACTACTGCCACGCGCGGGGCATCGCCACCGAGGCGGAGCCGGGCCGCATCGAGGGCGGCGAGGATGGCGTCGCCGAGACGGCGGACCTGGAGGGCCTGCTGACCACGCCCGAGCAGGCCGAGGAGTTTGTGGCCACCGGCATCGAGATGCTGGCCCCGGCGTTTGGCAACGTGCACGGCGAGTACGGCCCGCGGGGCATCCAGCTCGAGTacgagcggctggcgtcggtGAACCAGGCGGTCGGGGACCGGGTGAGGCTGGTGCTGCACGGCGCGGATCCCTTCACCGAGGACATCTTCCAAAAGTGCATCGAGCTCGGCGTGAGCAAGATCAACATCAACAAGGGCATGAACAAGCACTACGCCCGCGTGCAGGAGGAGATGCGCGGCAAGCCCCTGACCAGCGTCATCGACGCCGGAACCAAGGCCATGCAGCTTGCTATCGAGGAGTACATGAGGCAGCTGGGCAGTGCTGGCAAGGCCTAG
- a CDS encoding dihydroxyacetone kinase, whose translation MSKRHLFPSSTGLVPKALRGIVAYNPSLSLDETNRVVFDTTHPTSQVSLISGGGSGHEPAWSGYVGTNMLAASVAGDIFASPSTKQILAGIAAVPSDKGSILVITNYTGDCLHFGLAAEKAGPKCRVLICGDDVSVGRRGSLVGRRGLAGQIGVLKVMGGAAGRGDSLDDVYDLGAAFADQIVSIAATLDHCHVPGRAEHGMLDPDEVEIGTGPHNEPGYRKISPHPSPEQLVAEVLRYCLDEKDPERAYVKFAPGDETFLLVSNFGGMSHLEMGALVDELLEQLARDWNLHPARVYCGPLETSLNAPAFSVSVVNVTAAAAACKYSVDDIKAFADVKTSTHWESYAGSQSARRPRAEQFVKPPAEAQRTVDPARDLTADAATLEAMLRRACEQLARAEPDLTKWDMVMGDGDCGETLKTGADHLLAALDKGLARGGSVVAVLHELEDIVESKMGGTLGGILGILFVAFRNGVERRAAEGAAAAQADLVGSLAAALLEGLASLERYTPAKVGDRTVMDTLIPFAQALQKDGFEAAAKAAVEGSEATRGMKPRLGRATYVGAGSEGGELPPDPGAWGARVAIEGLFSGWK comes from the coding sequence ATGTCCAAACGACATTTATTCCCCTCATCAACGGGCCTCGTCCCCAAAGCCCTCCGTGGCATAGTCGCTTACAACCCCTCCCTATCCCTCGACGAGACCAACCGCGTCGTCTTTGACACAACACATCCTACCTCACAAGTCTCACTcatcagcggcggcggctcagGACACGAGCCCGCCTGGTCCGGCTATGTCGGCACCAACATGCTGGCCGCCTCGGTGGCGGGCGACATCTTTGCCAGCCCGTCCACCAAGCAGATCCTCGCGGGAATCGCCGCCGTCCCGTCCGACAAGGGCTCCATCCTCGTCATCACCAACTACACGGGCGACTGTCTGCACTTTGGCCTGGCGGCGGAAAAGGCCGGCCCCAAGTGCAGGGTGCTGATCTGCGGCGACGACGTCTCGGTCGGACGCAGAGGCAGCCTGGTCGGCCGCCGCGGGCTGGCGGGCCAGATCGGCGTGCTCAAGGTCATGGGCGGCGCGGCCGGCCGCGGCGACTCCCTCGACGACGTCTACGACCTCGGCGCCGCCTTTGCCGACCAGATCGTCTCCATCGCCGCCACCCTCGACCACTGCCACGTCCCCGGCCGCGCCGAGCACGGCATGCTGGATCCGGACGAGGTCGAGATCGGAACGGGCCCGCACAACGAGCCCGGATACCGCAAGATCTCGCCGCATCCCTCGCCGGAGCAGCTCGTGGCCGAGGTGCTGCGCTACTGCCTCGACGAAAAGGACCCCGAGAGGGCGTACGTCAAGTTCGCGCCGGGCGACGAGACCTTCCTCCTGGTCAGCAACTTTGGCGGCATGTCGCACCTCGAGATGGGCGCGCtggtcgacgagctgctggaGCAGCTGGCGCGGGACTGGAACCTCCACCCGGCGCGCGTCTACTGCGGCCCGCTCGAGACCTCGCTCAACGCCCCGGCCTTTTCCGTCTCGGTCGTCAACGTGAcggcggccgccgcggcgTGCAAGTATAGCGTCGACGACATCAAGGCCTTTGCCGACGTCAAGACCAGCACGCACTGGGAGTCGTACGCCGGATCCCAATCGGCGCGGCGGCCCCGGGCGGAGCAGTTTGTCAAGCCGCCCGCCGAGGCGCAGCGCACCGTCGACCCGGCGCGCGACCTCACGGCGGACGCGGCGACGCTCGAGGCGATGCTGCGCCGCGCGTGCGAGCAGCTCGCGCGCGCCGAGCCCGACCTCACCAAGTGGGACATGGTCATGGGCGACGGCGACTGCGGCGAGACGCTCAAGACGGGCGCGGACCACCTCCTCGCGGCGCTGGACAAGGGGCTGGCGCGCGGCGggtccgtcgtcgccgtcctgCACGAGCTCGAGGACATAGTGGAGAGCAAGATGGGCGGCACGCTGGGCGGCATCCTGGGCATCCTGTTTGTGGCGTTCCGCAACGGCGTCGAGCGCCGCGCCGCGGAgggtgcggcggcggcgcaggcGGATCTGGTGGGGagcctggcggcggcgctgctcGAGGGTCTCGCGTCGCTGGAGCGCTACACGCCGGCCAAGGTTGGTGATCGCACCGTCATGGACACGCTCATCCCGTTTGCGCAGGCGCTGCAGAAGGATGGGTTCGAggcggcggccaaggcggccgTCGAGGGCAGCGAGGCTACAAGGGGCATGAAGCCGAGGTTGGGCAGGGCGACGTACGTCGGGGCTGGTAGCGAAGGCGGCGAGCTGCCTCCTGATCCTGGAGCGTGGGGTGCCCGGGTTGCTATTGAGGGGTTATTTTCAGGGTGGAAATAG
- a CDS encoding triosephosphate isomerase, whose translation MSTPSPPRRIVGVSTKMYFSAARTSSYITSLLSLLPSVPSNTDVFVIPDHVTLLPSIQQLRAASSPILPGAQDCYSEDAGAYTGEVSPAVLAEVGCRIVELGHAERRRLFAETDASTAAKAAAVVRNGMIPLVCVGETARQAEISAAVADVAGQVQAVMAAVPGSAEVVLAYEPVWAIGAAQPAAAEYVVSVARGIRELECVRAREGTVRILYGGSAGPGLFEKLKDGVDGLFLGRFAHDPEQFVRTIREVSEA comes from the coding sequence ATGTCCACACCCTCACCACCCCGCCGCATCGTCGGCGTATCAACAAAGATGTACTTCTCCGCCGCCCGCACCTCCTCTTACATCACCAGCCTCCTCTCCCTGCTGCCTTCCGTCCCCTCAAACACCGACGTCTTCGTCATCCCGGACCACGTCACCCTGCTCCCCTCCATCCAGCAGCTCCGCGCCGCCTCCTCCCCGATCCTCCCGGGCGCCCAGGACTGCTACTCGGAAGACGCCGGCGCGTACACGGGCGAGGTGTCCCCCGCCGTGCTGGCCGAGGTGGGCTGCCGCATCGTCGAGCTGGGCCACGCGGAGCGCCGGCGGCTCTTTGCCGAGACCGACGCTAGcaccgccgccaaggccgccgccgtcgtgcgCAACGGCATGATCCCGCTCGTGTGCGTCGGCGAGACCGCGCGCCAGGCTGAAATCTCggccgccgtggccgacGTCGCCGGCCAGGTCCAGGCCGTCATGGCCGCGGTCCCCGGCAGCGCAGAGGTCGTGCTCGCCTACGAGCCCGTCTGGGCCATCGGGGCCGCGCAGCCCGCCGCGGCAGAGTACGTGGTCTCGGTGGCGCGCGGGATCCGGGAGCTGGAGTGCGTGCGGGCCAGGGAGGGCACGGTCAGGATACTGTACGGTGGGAGCGCCGGGCCGGGACTGTTTGAGAAGCTCAAAGATGGGGTGGACGGGCTGTTCCTGGGCAGGTTCGCGCACGACCCGGAGCAGTTTGTCCGGACGATTCGGGAAGTGTCCGAGGCTTGA
- a CDS encoding oxidoreductase codes for MAAKEPISFIGLGAMGFGMATHLIKEGYSVTGFDVWGPTLDRFKAAGGSAASTPAQAVADKPFCVCMVATAQQAQAVLIDGPDAAVPALPQGAVLMLCSTVPCQYAQALDQQLRDMGRGDILFVDCPVSGGAIRAADGTLSIMAGASDEAIAKGRDILQAMSDPAKLYIVAGGVGAGSNMKMCHQVLAANQILSASEAMGFAAHLGLDLAKARDAILASDGKSWMFENRVPRILHPEHKPVASALTIILKDTSIITSEARRRRFATPMTSAAEQAYFVGLGLGYGPDDDAGMLRVYTQGVGKVGPVQGAAETDEAKVALVLALLEGIHLCSAAETLAFADFVKLDLDQVFELCTNAAGGSRMLDRFGPGILAAFKSGVAAKGWETEAGVYDVTAAADRLQAAVDEAQRLKMPLFLGTQALNLLRTATRSLDGKASAGAVVKLWT; via the coding sequence atggcAGCCAAAGAACCCATCTCCTTCATCGGCCTCGGCGCCATGGGCTTCGGCATGGCCACCCACCTGATCAAGGAGGGCTACTCGGTGACAGGCTTCGACGTCTGGGGCCCGACGCTGGACCGCTTCAAGGCCGCGGGCGGCAGCGCAGCCAGCACCCCGGCCCAGGCcgtcgccgacaagccctTTTGCGTGTGCATGGTGGCGACGGCGCAGCAGGCGCAGGCGGTGCTGATCGACGGgcccgacgccgccgtcCCGGCCCTGCCGCAGGGCGCCGTGCTGATGCTGTGCAGCACCGTCCCCTGCCAGTACGCGCAGGCGCTCGACCAGCAGCTCAGGGACATGGGCCGCGGCGACATCCTGTTTGTCGACTGCCCCGTGTCCGGGGGTGCCATCCGCGCCGCCGACGGCACGCTGTCCATCATGGCGGGCGCGTCCGACGAGGCCATCGCCAAGGGCCGCGACATCCTGCAGGCCATGTCGGACCCGGCCAAGCTGTACATCGTCGCCGGCGGGGTCGGCGCCGGCTCCAACATGAAGATGTGCCACCAGGTCCTGGCCGCGAACCAGATCCTGTCGGCCAGCGAGGCCATGGGGTTCGCGGCGCACCTGGGGCTGGACCTGGCAAAGGCCCGCGACGCCATCCTCGCCTCGGACGGCAAGAGCTGGATGTTTGAGAACCGCGTGCCCAGGATCCTGCACCCGGAGCACAAGCCCGTCGCCAGCGCCCTGACCATCATCCTCAAGGACACGAGCATCATCACGTCCGAGGCCAGGCGGAGGCGCTTCGCCACGCCCATGACCAGCGCCGCCGAGCAGGCGTACTTTGTCGGGCTCGGGCTGGGCTACGGccccgacgacgacgcgggCATGCTGCGCGTGTACACGCAGGGGGTCGGCAAGGTCGGGCCGGTGCAGGGCGCGGCCGAGACGGACGAGGCCAAGGtggcgctggtgctggcgctgCTCGAGGGCATCCACCTGTGCTCGGCGGCCGAGACGCTGGCCTTTGCCGACTTTGTCaagctggacctggaccagGTCTTTGAGCTGTGCACCAACGCCGCCGGCGGGTCTAGGATGCTCGACAGGTTCGGGCCGGGCATCCTCGCCGCGTTCAAGAGCGGCGTCGCCGCCAAGGGCTGGGAGACCGAGGCCGGCGTGTACGACGTgacggccgccgccgaccgaTTGCAGGCTGCCGTAGACGAGGCGCAGAGGTTGAAGATGCCGCTGTTTTTGGGCACGCAGGCGCTGAACTTGCTGAGGACGGCCACGAGGTCTTTGGATGGCAAGGCATCGGCTGGCGCTGTGGTCAAGTTATGGACGTAA
- a CDS encoding transmembrane BAX inhibitor domain-containing protein-containing protein 4 encodes MAANAKYTAAPTQDPDDHLDYTSAPPSYQATGSSAAQPSDAERLASGVPRSSEDDLPDDFKFGGNVAEATVEIRHQFIRKVYSILTVQLLITGGVSALGFMSTSYRDWVRAHPGVLWLSLFGAMGMMLLTYWKRKSYPTNLLFLGGFTLLEAYTISVVVTFYDSSIVLNAVLLTAGMFVFLTAFAFQTKYDFTSWMPYLFGALWGLVLFGFVAMFLPYSSTAELIYGALAALVFSGYILVDTQLVMRTHHVEEEIAAAISLYLDIINLFLAILRILNSQQQN; translated from the exons ATGGCTGCAAATGCCAAGTACACGGCTGCCCCCACGCAGGACCCCGACGACCACCTCGATTACACCTCCGCTCCGCCGTCCTACCAGGCAACAGGCTCCTCCGCAGCGCAGCCCTCCGATGCCGAGCGTCTTGCTAGCGGTGTCCCGCGGTCAAGCGAGGATGACCTCCCCGATGACTTCAAGTTTGGCGGCAACGTGGCCGAGGCCACCGTCGAGATTCGCCACCAGTTCATCCGCAAGGTCTACTCGATCTTGACCGTCCAGCTGCTCATCACCGGCGGCGTCAGTGCCCTGGGTTTCATGAGCACTTCGTATCGGGACTGGGTGAGGGCGCATCCCGGCGTCCTCTGGCTTTCT CTCTTCGGCGCCATGGGCATGATGCTCCTGACCTACTGGAAGCGCAAATCTTACCCCACCAACCTGCTCTTCCTCGGCGGCTTCACGCTGCTCGAGGCATACACCATCTCCGTGGTCGTGACCTTTTACGACTCGTCGATCGTGCTCAACGCTGTCCTCCTGACTGCCGGCATGTTTGTCTTCCTGACCGCGTTCGCCTTCCAGACCAAGTACGACTTCACCTCGTGGATGCCTTACCTCTTTGGCGCCCTCTGGGGCCTCGTACTCTTCGGCTTCGTCGCCATGTTCTTGCCCTACAGCTCCACCGCCGAGCTCATCTACGGCGCCCTGGCCGCCCTCGTCTTCAGCGGCTACATCCTTGTCGACACCCAGCTCGTCATGCGCACGCACCACGTCGAGGAGGAGATCGCAGCTGCCATCAGCCTGTACCTCGACATCATCAACCTGTTCCTCGCCATCCTTCGTATTCTTAACAGCCAGCAGCAGAATTAA
- a CDS encoding cell division control protein 11, translating into MSFPAKMMRRKKNVKKGIQFCLMVCGASGTGRTTFVNTLCGKTVLDHKDSDDPSSAHVEEGVKIKDITVELELDEDGTRISLTVVDTPGFGDQVDNEASFSEIVGYLEREYDNILAEESRIKRNPRFRDNRVHAMLYFITPTGHGLRELDIELMKRLAPRVNVIPVIGRADSLTPAELAESKKLVMEDIEHYRIPVYNFPYDIEEDDEDTVEENAELRGLMPFAIVGSEDIIEIGGRKVRARQYPWGVVEVDNPRHSDFLAIRSALLHSHLADLKEITHDFLYENYRTEALSRSVDGGAGVDSSMKPEDLASQSVRLKEEQLRREEEKLREIEIKVQREINEKRQELLARESQLREIEARMQREAASSVGPRDGSEANGEDGN; encoded by the exons ATGTCGTTTCCCGCC AAGATGATGCGCCGTAAGAAGAACGTGAAGAAGGGGATTCAGTTCTGTCTGATGGTCTGTGGAGCCTCAGGAACTG GCAGGACTACCTTCGTCAACACTCTTTGCGGCAAGACTGTCCTCGATCACAAGGACTCGGATGATCCTTCATCGGCCCACGTCGAGGAGGGAGTCAAGATCAAGGATATCACCGTTG AGCTTGAACTCGATGAGGATGGAACGAGAATTTCTCTCACAGTTGTCGACACACCAGGTTTTGGTGACCAGGTAGACAACGAGGCCAG CTTTTCGGAGATTGTTGGATATCTCGAGAGGGAGTACGACAACATTTTGGCAGAGGAGTCACGAATCAAGCGTAACCCCAGGTTCAGAGACAACCGAGTCCACGCTATGCTCTACTTTATCACGCCGACTGGTCATGG TCTCCGTGAGCTCGACATCGAGTTGATGAAGCGCTTGGCACCGCGCGTTAACGTTATCCCTGTCATTGGCCGCGCCGATTCTTTGACCCCCGCAGAGCTTGCCGAATCCAAGAAGCTGGTCATGGAGGACATCGAGCACTACCGCATCCCCGTTTACAACTTTCCTTACGATATtgaggaggatgacgaggacACAGTCGAGGAGAACGCCGAGCTTCGTGGCCTGATGCCGTTCGCTATCGTCGGATCGGAGGACATTATTGAGATTGGCGGCCGCAAAGTTCGCGCACGCCAATACCCATGGGGTGTGGTTGAGGTTGACAACCCTCGTCACTCCGACTTCCTTGCCATCCGCTCCGCACTGCTCCACAGCCATCTGGCTGATCTGAAGGAGATCACCCACGACTTCCTCTACGAGAACTACCGTACCGAGGCGCTCAGCAGGAGTGTTGATGGTGGGGCTGGAGT CGACTCATCGATGAAGCCGGAGGACTTGGCATCCCAGTCGGTCCGCCTCAAGGAGGAGCAGCTCCGCcgcgaggaggagaagctcCGCGAGATCGAGATCAAGGTGCAGCGCGAGATCAACGAGAAGCGCCAAGAGCTGTTGGCGCGCGAGTCTCAGCTGCGCGAGATAGAAGCTCGCATGCAACGCGAGGCTGCCTCTTCTGTCGGCCCCCGCGACGGCTCGGAGGCAAACGGGGAAGACGGCAACTAG